gaCGACTATACCATCCGGATCTTCTCGGtcgggcgaccaccgtggtgCAAAGATCACGGCGAACGGACCATCCACGTGCCTCCACGCGCCACCACAACAGTCACCAGATCCGCCGCTTCCCGCTGCACGTGCCGACGCGTCGCCGGGGAGATCCGCCGCCGACCAGGACCgtcgtgatcgcctcctcgtcctctttctggatctgttgtcgttgcgtcaatcggagcactttggatttttagggtttctccctctccatggctgcCCAACGTGATGATCGGAGTCGGTCTCGCCAGCcaggtaaaggacgtccaaaatgtgaccactaTGGTAagctaggccacaaaattgatagatgttatgcgcttcatggacgtcctcctcgacctatagcaatggctaattctgatccacctccccgatcaccgtctgcagactATCCTACTTCATCAAATACCATAAACAACCCTGCACTCTTTCaagaatttctcagatggtatgaggaccgtcagcactctagttccactacatctgcttcTGTTATACGCACAGGTactccttttgttggtctgactcactctctcggatgttgggtccttgactcaggcgccaccgatcatatcattggtaacaagtccttgttttcttccttgtcatgtccgaatgatttaccctcggtaacaatggttgatgggtctagagtctcatctcatggtattggtactgttcatatttttccgtccatatccattgataatgtactttatgtccctgggtctccttttaacttattgtccgtaagttgtctaactcgttcccttaattgtgttatttcatttaccaaagattttgtttggttgcaagaccggagttcgaaacacatgattggcacaagatgtgagtctcatggcctatatcatctccgcccttctccacatgctggcgtaatcatgaagtcaccatcccttcttcatgctcagttaggtcatctCAGTCTTGCCAAACTGCAGCAACTTGTTCCGAGTTTGTcgaaattatcaagtttgtcgtgtgagtcttgtcagttaggtaaacatactcgtagttcctttcctcgtagtgtttcACAAAGAGCGtcatcccccttttcattggttcattctgatatttagggacctagtcgtgttaagtccactttaggatttcagtattttgttacctttattgatgactattccagatgtacttggttgtttctcatgaagaatcgttctgagtttttttctattttccaatcatttttcaatgaaataaaaactcagtttggggtttctattcgcactttacacagtgataatggccgtgaatacctttctcaaccgtttaaacattttatggcttctcatggcattcttcaccaaacctcatgtgcttatacccctaaaaaaatggggtggctgagcgcaagaatagacaccttatttaaacaactcgtacacttctaattcatggtcaagtaccctcacgtttttggggtgatgcagttctcacggcatgtttcttatcaaccgcatgccatctttcGTCCttgataacaaaatccctcattctatcttatttcctcaagaccctctgcatccattacctcttagagtttttgggtctacatgttttgttcatgattttagtcctggtcttgataagttatctcctaggtctcacaaatgtgtcttcttaggattttcacggtcacaaaagggctataagtgtttttccccttcccttaatcgtcattttatctctgctgatgtcacttttgatgaatcttctttttactcttcacatctatcttctagttctgtacaTCTACCTgctactgttgatattcctattatctgtgatcctcctagtgatgctccacccattttgtctcctccttctttagactctcattcaccacaggatcgtccttcaccacaggatcgtccttcaccacaaccccttcaggtttatagtcgccgcaattgtctccctcatgactcacttccagtgccgcctcctgtgtctcctccggctccagcaaatgagtctgacctgcctattgccctccgtaaaggtatacgctctacccgtaacccttctcCCCATTATATCgttcttagttaccacagattatctccatctttttacacttgtctctcatccatttcttctgtgtcaattcccaagtctgtgggtgatgccttaactcatcctggctggcgtctgttgagactttggcaagtgtaccaaatcgttcaagtaataaaaccggtaagaccggatatcgtttcccaagagactcgtgtcctagacaatcgtataatatctaactaatttagactaaagaatgattccatgtttttgggattttcatgcaattaaattaaagataaaacataaagggtaaaagtgatctttgattaTGCAAACACTttgaaatggaaagattagaaatgatatggaatgatattgttgggggttgatttcacctacttcactcttatgtatagaaaatcacttcctcttcattaattagccaatgtcaatcttctaatttactcaaacccaatcccttggtagaaagagcctagacttacttcttaaactccaatcccttggaaaacctaacaagttcatccgctttaagaattgagattcaagacaaccaaaggtcctagttctatccctagatacaatttcctttaggtgtttaatccagttctagattcacccaatatttcccaatatcaagcaaaccctaagatcaagatatggttgaattactcatacaagctttaagtagaggaattaaacactaacaattaatcaaagaggcatataatcattcaaaacaactgtaatttacataagagatccgtggttacatcaatccccaacaataatgaaactagctctccatgaatggagagcttgatcttacaacaaaggtggaaatggaagaaggaggaggacccaaggatgaagaagggctgttcccacagctcctagctcgcctctggacgctccaattgagagaatttgtgtctgggatgccaaagatgcaaaccccttcgcgttccagaactaaataagcTGTTTCTGCCAGATCAGCAAAAGTggcgcccggcggcccgacagacaggcgccaggcgcgctctcggtcagcattgtcacgcccggcgccgcctaggtcagtaggcgcccggcgtgactctctgcagcagcctgggttcttcatcttttcagctactcttctctcttttcttgggttttggcaatgttctttggtgagtatcttctcccagcttctttgaatggggattagccatcaaatgggctaattacaacttataatgtaatcacatacaaatacaagaaattgagttaaacaagactaaaagtaaaggaagagttgacaaattccatcaatttgatgttggataatgaagtaaaattggtcattatcagcgtcaagctatgctggatgaattaagtgctttacagaaaagtggaacttgggagcttgtccaattaccatctggaaagtctgttgttggttgtaggtgggtgtatgctatcaaggttggccctgatggcacaattgatcgtctgaaagctcgactggttgccaaaggctacacacagatttttggtttggattatggtgatactttttctccagtggcaaaaatgacctttgttcgcctattcattgccatggcctcttcgacaatggcctctttaccaacttgatgtcaaaaatgctttccttaatggtgatttgcatgaagaaatttatatggagcaaccgcttggctttgttgctcaggggagtcatcggattggtatgtcgtcttcgcaaatccttatatggcctaaaacagtctcctcgggcatggtttggtaaattcagctgtatttttcaacaatttggtatgtctcgcagtgaagcggatcattcagtgttctatcacCACTCAAGTActggatgtatctacttaatagtgtatgtcgatgatattgttctcacaggaagcgactatcttggcatctctcagatgaaacaacaccattatcatcatttttaaaccaaagatcttggcaaactccggtactttttgggtattgaagtagcacaatccaatgctggtattgtcatatctcagaggaagtatgctttagacatcttggaggaaacagggttaatgagctgtaaatctgttgagacacctatggaccctaacatcaaactcctaccaaatcagggggagcctttctcagatcctgaacgatacagaagattagttggtaaattaaactatcttactgttacgcgtcctgacatttccttcgcagttagtgtggtgagtcaatttctaaactccccatgtgaagaccattgggatgcagttgttcgcatactgaagtatattaaaggatcacctggaaaaggtttgctatatggtcctaacaacgatacaaaaatcgtttgctattcagatgctgattgggctggttccccttctgataggaggtctacttctggatattgtgtctctattggtggcaacctgatatcttggaaaagtaagaagcaaagtgttgtggcaaggtccagcgcagaagcagaatatagagctatggcatctgctacttgcgagcttgtgtggcttaaacaattacttaatgaattgaaatttggagatgtcactcacatgacacttatatgtgataatcaagctgctcttcatattagctctaaccctctcttccatgagagaaccaagcacattgaagttgattgtcattttattagagaaaaaatcatatccggagatatcaagactgagttcgttaactcaagcaaccagttggcagacatgtTCACCAAGTCCTTACGGGAACCTAGAATtgactatctttgtaacaagcttggaacatatgatttatatgctccagcttgaggggagtgttagatgttaagttgtgtgtttatgttaattgggctcagcccattctgtatttaggatttaacccttatcttacattataaataaactaccccatgtgtatgctaaacacataagggagattttTCCTAATCTTCTCTACTATTTCATACTAGGTATAGGGTTAATCTCCTTT
This sequence is a window from Vigna angularis cultivar LongXiaoDou No.4 chromosome 2, ASM1680809v1, whole genome shotgun sequence. Protein-coding genes within it:
- the LOC128195405 gene encoding secreted RxLR effector protein 161-like; translated protein: MSCKSVETPMDPNIKLLPNQGEPFSDPERYRRLVGKLNYLTVTRPDISFAVSVVSQFLNSPCEDHWDAVVRILKYIKGSPGKGLLYGPNNDTKIVCYSDADWAGSPSDRRSTSGYCVSIGGNLISWKSKKQSVVARSSAEAEYRAMASATCELVWLKQLLNELKFGDVTHMTLICDNQAALHISSNPLFHERTKHIEVDCHFIREKIISGDIKTEFVNSSNQLADMFTKSLREPRIDYLCNKLGTYDLYAPA